A stretch of Cicer arietinum cultivar CDC Frontier isolate Library 1 chromosome 5, Cicar.CDCFrontier_v2.0, whole genome shotgun sequence DNA encodes these proteins:
- the LOC101508240 gene encoding E3 ubiquitin-protein ligase At1g63170-like isoform X2 gives MEGAVSPQSEQGLLMAQQPNHHVIDITETSHETETSPIRQTSVTEVDFRVARLRVSSNGSNSRMIRGDSRGEGGSRRTPLNSGLWISLELFFTVIQIVASLLVLFLSKNEHPHAPLFAWIVGYASGCVVSLPLLFWRYYARRDQSPTIDDPSGTLLSNSSTIQGEEDVPVASSGSNRASWLMNPRLKILMEYFKIAVDCFFAIWFVVGNVWIFGGHSSANEAPNMYRLCVVFLTFSCVGYAMPFILCVTICCCLPCIISTLGVTEDLTQTRGATTESINALPTHKFKLNRNKSRDESTPDVFEGGVVAGGTEKERMISGEDAVCCICIANYENNDDLRELPCSHLFHKECVDTWLKINALCPLCKSEVGNVTDEPAIGENTSQQRGDENGLANTSL, from the exons ATGGAGGGTGCTGTTTCACCTCAATCTGAACAAGGATTGTTAATGGCACAACAACCCAATCACCATGTAATTGATATAACTGAAACTTCTCATGAAACTGAAACCTCACCAATTCGCCAAACAAGTGTTACTGAGGTAGATTTTCGTGTAGCTAGGTTGCGTGTTTCATCGAATGGGTCCAATTCTAGAATGATACGAGGGGATTCACGAGGGGAAGGAGGAAGTCGTaggactccattgaattcgggGTTATGGATTTCTTTGGAGTTGTTTTTCACAGTAATTCAGATTGTTGCTTCTTTACTTGTTCTTTTTTTGTCCAAAAATGAACATCCTCATGCTCCATTGTTTGCTTGGATTGTTGGTTATGCTTCTGGGTGTGTTGTTTCACTCCCTTTGTTATTTTGGCGATATTATGCTCGACGTGACCAATCTCCCACTATTGATGATCCTTCGGGGACACTTCTTTCAAATTCATCCACAATTCAAGGTGAAGAAGATGTTCCTGTTGCATCCTCTGGTAGCAATCGAGCTTCATGGTTGATGAATCCGAg ACTGAAGATACTTATGGAATACTTCAAAATCGCCGTAGATTGCTTTTTTGCAATATGGTTTGTTGTTGGAAATGTATGGATTTTTGGAGGACATTCTTCAGCTAATGAAGCTCCTAACATGTACCG GTTATGTGTAGTGTTTCTTACTTTTAGCTGTGTCGGTTATGCAATGCCCTTCATTCTATGTGTAACAATCTGCTGCTGTCTTCCTTGTATAATTTCCACTCTTGGGGTCACAGAGGATCTGACACAAACCCGAGGTGCAACCACAGAATCTATTAATGCTTTACCGACTCACAAGTTCAAATTGAATAGAAACAAAAGCAGAGATGAAAGCACTCCAGATGTTTTTGAAGGTGGAGTTGTCGCCGGAGGAACTGAAAAGGAACGCATGATCTCTGGAGAAGATGCT GTTTGCTGCATATGCATAGCAAACTACGAAAATAACGACGATTTGAGAGAATTGCCATGTTCTCATCTTTTCCACAAAGAATGTGTAGACACGTGGTTGAAGATAAATGCATTATGCCCTCTTTGCAAGAGTGAAGTTGGTAATGTTACAGATGAACCTGCCATTGGGGAAAATACCAGCCAACAAAGGGGTGATGAGAATGGTCTTGCCAATACTTCATTGTAA
- the LOC101508240 gene encoding E3 ubiquitin-protein ligase At1g63170-like isoform X1 — MEGAVSPQSEQGLLMAQQPNHHVIDITETSHETETSPIRQTSVTEVDFRVARLRVSSNGSNSRMIRGDSRGEGGSRRTPLNSGLWISLELFFTVIQIVASLLVLFLSKNEHPHAPLFAWIVGYASGCVVSLPLLFWRYYARRDQSPTIDDPSGTLLSNSSTIQGEEDVPVASSGSNRASWLMNPSRLKILMEYFKIAVDCFFAIWFVVGNVWIFGGHSSANEAPNMYRLCVVFLTFSCVGYAMPFILCVTICCCLPCIISTLGVTEDLTQTRGATTESINALPTHKFKLNRNKSRDESTPDVFEGGVVAGGTEKERMISGEDAVCCICIANYENNDDLRELPCSHLFHKECVDTWLKINALCPLCKSEVGNVTDEPAIGENTSQQRGDENGLANTSL; from the exons ATGGAGGGTGCTGTTTCACCTCAATCTGAACAAGGATTGTTAATGGCACAACAACCCAATCACCATGTAATTGATATAACTGAAACTTCTCATGAAACTGAAACCTCACCAATTCGCCAAACAAGTGTTACTGAGGTAGATTTTCGTGTAGCTAGGTTGCGTGTTTCATCGAATGGGTCCAATTCTAGAATGATACGAGGGGATTCACGAGGGGAAGGAGGAAGTCGTaggactccattgaattcgggGTTATGGATTTCTTTGGAGTTGTTTTTCACAGTAATTCAGATTGTTGCTTCTTTACTTGTTCTTTTTTTGTCCAAAAATGAACATCCTCATGCTCCATTGTTTGCTTGGATTGTTGGTTATGCTTCTGGGTGTGTTGTTTCACTCCCTTTGTTATTTTGGCGATATTATGCTCGACGTGACCAATCTCCCACTATTGATGATCCTTCGGGGACACTTCTTTCAAATTCATCCACAATTCAAGGTGAAGAAGATGTTCCTGTTGCATCCTCTGGTAGCAATCGAGCTTCATGGTTGATGAATCCGAg CAGACTGAAGATACTTATGGAATACTTCAAAATCGCCGTAGATTGCTTTTTTGCAATATGGTTTGTTGTTGGAAATGTATGGATTTTTGGAGGACATTCTTCAGCTAATGAAGCTCCTAACATGTACCG GTTATGTGTAGTGTTTCTTACTTTTAGCTGTGTCGGTTATGCAATGCCCTTCATTCTATGTGTAACAATCTGCTGCTGTCTTCCTTGTATAATTTCCACTCTTGGGGTCACAGAGGATCTGACACAAACCCGAGGTGCAACCACAGAATCTATTAATGCTTTACCGACTCACAAGTTCAAATTGAATAGAAACAAAAGCAGAGATGAAAGCACTCCAGATGTTTTTGAAGGTGGAGTTGTCGCCGGAGGAACTGAAAAGGAACGCATGATCTCTGGAGAAGATGCT GTTTGCTGCATATGCATAGCAAACTACGAAAATAACGACGATTTGAGAGAATTGCCATGTTCTCATCTTTTCCACAAAGAATGTGTAGACACGTGGTTGAAGATAAATGCATTATGCCCTCTTTGCAAGAGTGAAGTTGGTAATGTTACAGATGAACCTGCCATTGGGGAAAATACCAGCCAACAAAGGGGTGATGAGAATGGTCTTGCCAATACTTCATTGTAA